A genome region from Vulpes lagopus strain Blue_001 chromosome 7, ASM1834538v1, whole genome shotgun sequence includes the following:
- the GTPBP3 gene encoding tRNA modification GTPase GTPBP3, mitochondrial: MWRGLWSLVARGARGPRSPRSCTRQGSGAPVPGAGATIFALSSGQGRCGIAVIRTSGPASGHALRSLTAPRDLPPARSACLRLLSHPHSGEPLDRALVLWFPGPQSFTGEDCAEFHVHGGSAVVSGVLQALGSVPGLRPAEAGEFTRRAFAHGKLSLTEVEGLADLIHAETEAQRRQALRQLDGELGHLCHGWAKTLTKALAHVEAYIDFGEDDNLEEGVLERANSQVRELELALSAHLRDARRGQRLRSGAHIVVTGPPNAGKSSLVNLLSRKPVSIVSPEPGTTRDVLETPVDLAGFPALLSDTAGLREGAGPVEQEGVRRARQRLEQADLILAVLDATDLASPSSRSFLDTVVVPAGAGSPSENSQRLLLVLNKSDLLPRGGPDLSPHLPPHLLLSCLTGEGLDGLLEALRKELAEVCGDPSTGPPLLTRARHQHHLQGCLDALSHYKQTKDLALAAEALRLARGHLARITGGGDTEEILDIIFRDFCVGK, encoded by the exons ATGTGGCGGGGGTTGTGGAGCCTAGTAGCCCGGGGCGCACGTGGGCCTCGCAG TCCCAGGTCGTGCACGCGCCAGGGCAGCGGCGCCCCGGTCCCCGGGGCCGGGGCCACCATCTTCGCGCTGAGCTCCGGGCAAGGCCGCTGCGGCATCGCGGTGATCCGGACCAGCGGCCCCGCCAGCGGCCACGCCCTCCGGAGCCTCACGGCGCCCCGGGACTTGCCCCCGGCTCGCAGCGCCTGCCTGCGCCTGCTCAGCCATCCCCATTCCGGGGAGCCGTTGGACCGCGCGCTGGTGCTCTGGTTCCCAG GTCCCCAAAGTTTCACGGGTGAGGACTGCGCGGAATTCCACGTGCATGGAGGCTCGGCGGTGGTGAGTGGCGTCCTGCAGGCCCTGG GCAGTGTGCCAGGGCTGCGGCCGGCCGAGGCCGGTGAGTTCACCAGGCGGGCATTCGCTCACGGAAAGCTGAGCCTGACCGAGGTGGAGGGGCTGGCGGATCTAATTCATGCAGAAACCGAGGCGCAGCGGCGGCAGGCACTGAGGCAGCTGGACGGGGAACTGGGCCACCTCTGCCATGGCTGGGCCAAGACTCTCACCAAG gctctggCTCATGTGGAGGCCTATATCGATTTTGGTGAGGATGACAACCTGGAGGAGGGTGTCCTCGAGCGAG CCAACAGCCAAGTGCGGGAGCTGGAGCTGGCGCTGAGCGCACATCTTCGAGATGCCAGGCGCGGGCAGAGGCTTCGTTCAGGAGCGCACATAGTGGTCACAGGCCCCCCCAACGCCGGCAAGAGCAGCCTGGTGAACCTACTCA GCCGGAAGCCTGTGTCCATAGTGTCGCCGGAGCCGGGGACCACCCGCGACGTGCTGGAGACCCCCGTGGACCTGGCTGGGTTCCCCGCGCTGCTGAGCGACACGGCGGGGTtgcgggagggcgcggggccggTGGAGCAGGAGGGCGTGCGGCGCGCCCGCCAGAG GCTGGAGCAGGCTGATCTCATTCTGGCCGTGTTAGATGCTACGGACCTGGCCTCTCCGTCCAGCCGCAGCTTCCTGGACACCGTTGTCGTCCCCGCGGGAGCTGGGAGCCCCAGTGAGAACAGCCAGCGCCTCCTGCTGGTGCTGAACAAATCGGACTTACTGCCTCGAGGGGGCCCAGACCTCAGTCCCCACCTGCCTCCGCATCTGCTGCTGTCCTGCTTGACCGGAGAGGGATTGGACGGCCTCCTGGAGGCGCTGAGGAAGGAGCTGGCTGAAGT GTGTGGGGACCCGTCTACAGGCCCACCACTTCTGACGCGGGCAAGGCACCAGCATCATCTCCAGGGCTGCCTGGATGCTCTCAGCCACTACAAGCAGACAAAAGACCTAGCCCTGGCTGCTGAGGCACTGCGACTCGCCCGCGGCCACCTGGCCCGCATCACCGGTGGAGGGGACACTGAGGAGATCCTGGACATCATCTTCCGGGACTTCTGTGTGGGCAAGTGA